In Puniceicoccaceae bacterium, one DNA window encodes the following:
- a CDS encoding cob(I)yrinic acid a,c-diamide adenosyltransferase codes for MTIVTKKGDGGHTSLRYGRPVSKTDARVEAYGTVDELGSALGFAKALLREEPKTTGYGELLHTVQSQLLSVGADLATTAEDHASRNKAQFNPAFLDWLDAEIAKLEKIVKMNGFVLPGANPPSGYVHLARTVARRAEREVLRLLQVEECEQVRSMLPYLNRLSDFLWLLGERLAQS; via the coding sequence ATGACCATTGTCACCAAAAAGGGGGATGGGGGGCACACATCGCTTCGATACGGCCGTCCTGTTTCCAAAACCGATGCACGTGTAGAAGCCTACGGAACCGTGGATGAACTGGGAAGCGCACTTGGCTTTGCCAAGGCATTGCTTCGTGAAGAACCCAAGACTACGGGATATGGCGAACTGCTCCATACCGTACAATCCCAGCTGCTCAGCGTTGGGGCGGATCTGGCGACCACTGCTGAAGACCATGCGTCACGCAACAAGGCACAGTTCAATCCGGCGTTTCTCGATTGGCTCGATGCCGAAATCGCAAAACTGGAAAAGATCGTTAAAATGAACGGATTTGTGCTGCCCGGTGCCAATCCGCCTTCCGGCTATGTGCACCTTGCGCGAACCGTGGCGCGACGCGCCGAACGCGAAGTCTTGCGATTGCTGCAGGTTGAAGAATGTGAGCAGGTCCGCAGCATGCTGCCTTATCTGAATCGACTCTCCGATTTCCTCTGGCTGCTCGGAGAACGGCTTGCACAATCCTAG